A single genomic interval of Petroclostridium xylanilyticum harbors:
- the lepB gene encoding signal peptidase I has product MQISRQVIVKEAWDWIKTIIIYVGIALFIRFFIFNLSIVPTGSMIPTIQIKDKIIILKFSYWFQPVKRGDIVVFRSPNEKNVQLVKRVVGMGGETILIKDGKLYINGKLYMEPYVYEKMKEDFGPYTVPQDGYFVMGDNRNHSYDCRKWEKKYITRDMIIGKAVYKFGALK; this is encoded by the coding sequence ATGCAGATCAGTAGGCAGGTTATAGTAAAAGAAGCGTGGGATTGGATAAAAACGATTATTATATATGTAGGTATTGCACTGTTTATTCGTTTTTTTATTTTTAATCTTTCCATTGTCCCTACCGGCTCTATGATACCTACTATTCAAATAAAAGATAAGATTATTATTCTAAAATTCAGCTACTGGTTTCAGCCGGTTAAAAGAGGAGACATCGTTGTATTCAGGTCTCCCAATGAAAAAAATGTACAGTTGGTGAAAAGGGTTGTTGGTATGGGAGGAGAGACAATTCTTATCAAAGATGGGAAACTTTATATTAATGGAAAGCTGTATATGGAACCCTATGTCTATGAGAAAATGAAGGAAGATTTTGGTCCATATACTGTCCCTCAAGACGGATATTTTGTTATGGGGGATAATAGAAACCACTCTTATGATTGCAGGAAATGGGAAAAAAAGTATATTACCAGGGATATGATAATAGGTAAAGCGGTTTATAAATTTGGAGCATTGAAGTAA
- a CDS encoding glycosyl hydrolase family 18 protein produces MKKYLVMLIVLSMLLTMPFASNTFAQPENSEEFIDVPRDSWAKEYIYKLKELNITNGKGNGIFGYDDHITRAEFLTFLVRILGIDINNQERSDVFSDVKLTDWYYPYVNAGLKNSIIVAEEYLGNKFEPGKDITREEMAVMIVRALQYDYLAQLLGAEPEIIQFKDVQSYKGYIAVAKDFGIITGKNAHSFAPQGNALRQEAAAMLVRMYNVLNHKIQSLNGFYAIKAYPQINKMNVFDTVSFGWSRLEYNAKTGLVELATNFQTNKDFWIPEAFEEPIAEAEKNRLKKYIMVFATNENKVNINNENIGLISLLLSNHQSIQNVKESIINLVNNMQKDGVTLNFDGVVVDFEALKDSGEDKKRFVDFLSELKQELDKKDKELIVSVNPKRQPEQVFYDGYDFKSIGEIADKVILMAHDYEPKKLREEEISYFTSETPTPLAPIKDIYYALKYAVDPQTGIPRDKLVLQINFGTAQWNFKDGKLENTVPYTLSSYQILKDRMTDGSIKDKQFKYSNTMQSPTFTFTDPNTGVKKVIWYEDYRSVEAKIRMAKIFGINGISVWRLGIVPDFEDSQQQEQPHYLNLWPLFESISKLLF; encoded by the coding sequence ATGAAAAAATATTTAGTAATGTTAATTGTATTATCCATGCTATTGACAATGCCATTTGCATCCAACACCTTTGCACAGCCGGAAAACTCTGAAGAGTTTATTGATGTTCCACGGGACAGCTGGGCAAAAGAATATATTTATAAATTAAAAGAGCTAAATATTACCAACGGCAAAGGAAACGGCATATTTGGATATGATGATCATATAACCCGTGCGGAATTTTTAACTTTTTTGGTCAGAATTTTAGGTATAGATATAAATAACCAGGAAAGATCAGATGTATTTAGTGATGTAAAATTGACGGACTGGTACTATCCGTATGTGAATGCCGGCCTTAAAAATTCAATTATCGTTGCAGAAGAATATTTAGGAAATAAATTTGAACCGGGCAAAGATATTACCCGTGAAGAAATGGCAGTAATGATTGTAAGAGCATTACAATACGACTACCTTGCACAGCTTCTGGGTGCAGAACCGGAAATTATTCAATTTAAAGATGTGCAATCATATAAAGGTTATATTGCGGTAGCAAAGGATTTTGGTATTATTACAGGTAAAAATGCACATTCTTTTGCGCCGCAGGGTAATGCTCTTAGACAGGAAGCTGCTGCAATGCTCGTAAGAATGTATAATGTATTAAATCATAAAATACAGAGCCTGAATGGGTTTTATGCTATCAAGGCATATCCTCAAATCAATAAGATGAATGTATTTGATACCGTTAGTTTTGGTTGGAGCAGGCTGGAGTATAATGCTAAAACCGGACTGGTGGAACTGGCAACAAACTTCCAGACTAATAAAGATTTTTGGATTCCTGAAGCATTTGAAGAGCCTATAGCAGAAGCTGAAAAGAACCGTTTAAAAAAGTATATTATGGTATTTGCTACCAATGAGAATAAGGTTAACATAAATAATGAAAATATTGGATTAATTTCCCTTTTGCTAAGCAACCATCAATCTATTCAAAATGTTAAGGAGAGTATCATTAATTTGGTTAATAATATGCAAAAAGATGGCGTTACGCTTAATTTTGATGGTGTAGTTGTTGATTTTGAAGCTCTAAAGGATTCAGGAGAAGATAAAAAAAGATTTGTTGATTTCTTATCTGAGCTTAAACAGGAATTAGACAAAAAAGATAAAGAGCTGATAGTAAGTGTCAACCCGAAAAGGCAGCCGGAGCAAGTATTTTATGATGGATATGATTTTAAGTCAATTGGAGAAATTGCTGATAAAGTAATTTTAATGGCCCATGACTATGAGCCTAAAAAGTTAAGGGAAGAAGAAATAAGTTACTTTACCTCTGAAACGCCGACTCCTCTTGCACCTATAAAAGATATTTATTATGCTTTAAAATATGCTGTTGATCCGCAAACGGGTATCCCTAGGGATAAATTGGTACTTCAAATAAACTTTGGTACCGCCCAGTGGAATTTTAAAGATGGAAAGTTGGAAAATACCGTGCCTTATACCCTTTCTTCCTACCAGATTCTAAAAGACAGGATGACAGATGGAAGCATAAAAGACAAACAGTTTAAATATTCAAACACCATGCAGTCACCAACCTTTACATTTACTGACCCCAATACAGGAGTGAAAAAAGTGATCTGGTACGAGGATTACAGGAGTGTAGAGGCAAAAATACGAATGGCAAAAATATTTGGAATTAATGGAATTTCCGTATGGCGTTTAGGTATAGTGCCGGATTTTGAAGATTCACAGCAGCAGGAGCAGCCGCATTATTTGAACTTGTGGCCGCTGTTTGAAAGTATTTCAAAATTATTATTTTAA
- a CDS encoding adenine phosphoribosyltransferase has translation MNLKEKFRHVMDFPKEGIDFIDITTVLQDKDAFKYAMDSLVETVKDKEFDLIVGPESRGFIFGAPIAYVLNKGFVPIRKKGKLPYKTIKVEYELEYGTDILEMHEDAIQPGQKVVIVDDLLATGGTTLSNIKLIEQLGGIVTDIVYLVELEFLKGRDRLKGYDVHSIVKF, from the coding sequence ATGAATTTAAAAGAGAAATTTAGGCATGTTATGGATTTCCCGAAAGAAGGCATAGATTTTATTGATATAACAACGGTATTGCAAGATAAAGATGCTTTCAAATATGCGATGGATAGTTTGGTTGAAACAGTTAAAGACAAAGAATTCGACCTTATTGTGGGACCTGAGTCCAGAGGTTTTATTTTTGGCGCTCCTATAGCTTATGTTTTAAATAAAGGCTTTGTACCTATCAGAAAAAAAGGAAAATTGCCTTATAAAACAATAAAAGTGGAATACGAATTGGAGTATGGCACTGACATTTTAGAAATGCATGAAGATGCAATTCAACCCGGGCAGAAAGTTGTTATTGTTGATGATTTATTGGCAACAGGAGGAACTACCCTTTCGAATATTAAGCTGATTGAACAACTCGGGGGAATAGTGACAGATATTGTATACCTCGTAGAACTTGAGTTTTTAAAAGGTAGAGATAGATTAAAAGGGTATGATGTACACTCTATTGTGAAGTTTTAG
- the hemZ gene encoding coproporphyrinogen dehydrogenase HemZ — protein sequence MKVYLEGHRYEYEIENMIHLFFTNKKIEFIYDKYQLNETDIFISSILKNTGGQISVSTRIVLNGDVKENNIIQKYDSSMSPDEYSKLCKSAVKLSFYRAAKQVSPVNVPWGTLTGIRPTKIVHSLIQEGRSDKEIEKILLEQYEVSTEKAKLALDVAYNELKILKQSQPNSIGLYIGIPFCPTRCLYCSFVSNSVQRAQKFIEPYMEALIREIQHTGTIINNMGWQVESIYIGGGTPTVLTPVFLEKLLSAVCAHINLQSVKEFTVEAGRPDTIDQEKLRIIKKYGASRLSINPQTMNLSTLQTIGRCHMPEDIVKSFGMARSLGFGNINMDVIAGLPDETVDMYKNTLIQVQELDPESVTVHTMSIKRASRLNEKIDEYTITQANAVQDMLLFTQQFMREHNKYPYYMYRQKNILGNLENVGYCKPNFECIYNVQIMEEKQSIIAVGCGAVTKMVNLENNRIERIFNVKDVEEYIKRIDEMLIRKNKIYEYFS from the coding sequence ATGAAAGTATATCTGGAAGGACATAGATACGAATATGAGATAGAAAATATGATTCATCTGTTTTTTACAAATAAAAAAATTGAATTTATTTATGACAAATACCAACTAAATGAAACGGATATTTTTATTAGCAGTATACTTAAAAATACAGGCGGGCAAATATCAGTTTCAACGAGAATCGTGTTAAATGGAGATGTTAAAGAAAATAATATTATACAAAAATATGACAGCAGCATGAGCCCGGATGAATACAGCAAACTGTGCAAATCAGCAGTAAAACTTTCGTTTTATAGGGCGGCCAAACAAGTCAGTCCGGTGAATGTTCCGTGGGGAACCCTAACCGGTATACGTCCGACCAAAATTGTGCACAGCCTGATTCAGGAAGGCAGAAGCGACAAAGAAATAGAAAAAATATTACTTGAGCAATATGAAGTGAGTACTGAAAAAGCTAAACTTGCCCTGGATGTAGCGTACAATGAACTTAAAATTTTAAAACAGTCCCAGCCTAACAGTATAGGGTTATATATAGGAATTCCTTTTTGTCCTACAAGATGCTTATATTGTTCCTTTGTTTCCAATTCAGTCCAGCGTGCACAAAAATTTATAGAGCCTTATATGGAAGCGCTTATCAGGGAGATTCAGCATACCGGGACAATTATAAATAATATGGGCTGGCAAGTAGAGAGTATATATATAGGAGGGGGCACACCGACTGTACTAACGCCGGTCTTTTTAGAAAAACTTTTATCTGCTGTTTGTGCTCATATAAATTTGCAATCGGTAAAAGAATTCACTGTAGAGGCAGGAAGGCCGGATACGATAGATCAAGAAAAATTACGCATCATAAAAAAATATGGAGCAAGCCGCTTAAGCATTAATCCTCAGACTATGAATTTAAGTACGCTTCAAACGATTGGGAGATGCCATATGCCGGAAGATATTGTAAAATCCTTTGGAATGGCAAGAAGTTTAGGTTTTGGCAATATTAATATGGATGTCATAGCGGGTTTGCCTGATGAAACAGTTGATATGTATAAAAATACATTAATACAAGTCCAGGAGCTCGACCCGGAAAGTGTTACAGTACATACCATGAGTATAAAAAGAGCATCCAGATTAAATGAGAAAATAGATGAATATACGATTACCCAGGCAAATGCGGTACAGGATATGCTGCTGTTTACGCAGCAATTTATGAGGGAGCATAATAAATACCCCTATTATATGTATAGACAGAAAAATATTCTTGGTAACTTAGAAAATGTGGGATATTGTAAACCAAATTTTGAATGCATCTATAATGTCCAGATTATGGAGGAGAAGCAAAGTATTATTGCGGTAGGATGTGGAGCAGTTACTAAAATGGTAAATTTAGAGAATAACCGTATTGAAAGGATATTCAATGTGAAAGATGTTGAAGAATATATAAAAAGAATAGATGAAATGCTTATACGGAAAAATAAAATTTATGAGTATTTTTCATAA
- the recJ gene encoding single-stranded-DNA-specific exonuclease RecJ, whose protein sequence is MNNKKWIYSKPDKYIVQEICKTFKVSPLTATVILNRGVQEPEDIKMFLESDINSLHDPFLMKGMRKAVDRIKKAIAENEKITVYGDYDVDGVTSTAILAKYLSQCGACVDYYIPDRIDEGYGINKQALEKIRKNGTSLVVTVDSGITALEEVEYAIQLGLDIIITDHHECKEEIPKATAVLNPKQKDCSYPFKELAGVGVAFKLIQALAGKDNFLSIVDHYCDIVCLGTIADVVPLLGENRLIVSRGLKTIAATKNVGLKSLINVSGVKDNKISTGTIGFIIAPRINAAGRVGSALRAVQLFLTDDEFIADEIAQELNEENKNRQATEARILQEALEIIEQEFDLGRQKVIVLSGEDWHHGVIGIVASRITDRFYRPSILIALEGDEGKGSGRSISGFNLFKALHECKDYLIKFGGHELAAGLSIEREKIPSFLENINNYANEILSDDDLVPRIYIDCEIDTDDLTFDTVNQLEILEPFGMGNAGPVFSFCNGVIVDIRTVGDNKHLKLVIEKNGNFVDAIGFNMANYSEQFIVGDVVDIACSLDINLYNGLKRVQLILKDIKLPDNKIIEYKYYKSFDSYIRSDIIGNAQSDKNGMDVVNNLNLFKGNIADIAIHLNNNNSCLIIVNTLPGIQEVIKELKAIGLDDVYFNVHFNVINKKNLLDIIINPLTDQCNFDNYDYVYIYDPCFNFKTFREICQMHNNVTTLFGDCGFEWCETVLDSIIPERQDFVIVYQYIKTRSINNTYSDSLHLLSRRICISYNASMNYLKLMHCINIFEELGLLKYTLCGHQITILQCNYKGEKVNIESSSKLIELRKMRDKFREYKIFFNNNLKYI, encoded by the coding sequence ATGAACAATAAAAAATGGATATATAGCAAGCCTGATAAATATATTGTACAGGAAATTTGCAAAACCTTTAAAGTTTCTCCCTTGACTGCAACTGTCATTTTAAACCGTGGTGTTCAAGAGCCGGAAGATATAAAAATGTTTTTGGAAAGTGACATAAATAGTCTTCATGATCCGTTTTTAATGAAGGGCATGCGGAAGGCTGTTGATAGGATAAAAAAGGCAATTGCTGAAAATGAAAAAATAACAGTTTACGGGGATTATGATGTAGACGGCGTAACAAGTACTGCAATATTAGCAAAATACCTGTCCCAATGTGGTGCATGCGTTGATTATTATATTCCCGATAGAATAGATGAAGGATATGGTATAAACAAGCAGGCTTTGGAAAAGATTCGAAAAAATGGAACATCTCTTGTCGTAACTGTTGATTCGGGTATTACAGCATTGGAAGAGGTTGAATATGCTATTCAGCTAGGTCTTGATATAATCATAACCGATCACCATGAGTGTAAGGAGGAAATACCAAAAGCTACTGCTGTACTAAATCCTAAGCAAAAGGATTGTAGCTATCCTTTTAAAGAACTGGCAGGGGTAGGTGTTGCTTTTAAACTTATCCAGGCGCTGGCAGGCAAAGATAATTTTTTATCAATCGTGGATCATTATTGTGATATTGTTTGCCTGGGTACCATTGCTGATGTAGTGCCATTGCTTGGTGAGAACAGGCTGATTGTCAGCAGGGGGCTAAAAACAATTGCAGCTACTAAGAATGTAGGTTTAAAATCATTAATAAATGTTTCCGGGGTTAAAGATAACAAAATAAGTACGGGAACAATCGGCTTTATCATTGCCCCCCGAATTAATGCTGCAGGTAGAGTTGGGAGTGCCCTGAGGGCGGTACAGTTATTTTTAACTGATGATGAATTTATTGCTGATGAAATTGCACAGGAATTAAATGAGGAAAATAAAAACAGGCAGGCGACTGAAGCACGCATTTTACAGGAAGCGTTGGAAATTATAGAACAGGAATTTGATTTAGGACGTCAGAAAGTAATCGTTCTATCCGGTGAAGACTGGCATCATGGTGTCATTGGAATAGTAGCATCAAGAATAACAGACAGGTTCTATAGACCTTCGATACTCATAGCCCTGGAAGGGGATGAGGGAAAAGGCTCCGGTAGAAGTATAAGCGGCTTTAACCTGTTTAAGGCATTACATGAGTGTAAAGATTACCTTATTAAATTTGGAGGGCATGAACTTGCTGCGGGTTTAAGTATTGAGAGGGAAAAAATACCTTCTTTTTTGGAAAATATTAATAACTACGCAAATGAAATACTTAGTGACGATGACCTGGTGCCGCGAATTTATATAGACTGTGAGATAGATACTGATGATCTTACTTTTGATACTGTAAATCAGTTGGAAATATTAGAGCCTTTTGGAATGGGAAATGCCGGGCCGGTATTTTCTTTTTGTAATGGGGTTATTGTCGATATACGAACCGTTGGGGACAATAAACATTTAAAATTGGTGATAGAAAAGAACGGTAATTTTGTTGATGCAATAGGATTTAACATGGCAAATTATTCAGAACAATTCATTGTAGGAGACGTTGTAGACATAGCTTGTTCTTTAGATATTAATTTATACAATGGACTTAAAAGGGTACAGTTGATTTTAAAAGATATAAAGCTGCCTGACAATAAAATAATTGAGTATAAATATTATAAATCATTTGATTCGTACATTAGAAGTGATATAATAGGTAATGCCCAAAGCGATAAAAATGGTATGGATGTAGTAAATAATCTTAACCTATTTAAAGGTAATATAGCAGATATAGCAATACATTTAAATAATAACAACAGCTGCCTTATTATAGTAAATACATTGCCGGGTATACAGGAGGTAATAAAAGAACTTAAAGCAATTGGATTAGATGATGTATATTTTAATGTTCATTTTAACGTGATTAATAAAAAAAATTTACTGGATATCATCATTAATCCATTGACCGATCAGTGTAATTTTGATAACTATGATTATGTATATATCTATGATCCGTGTTTTAATTTCAAAACTTTTCGCGAGATATGCCAAATGCACAATAATGTTACCACCTTGTTTGGTGATTGCGGATTTGAATGGTGTGAAACAGTTCTGGATAGTATAATACCAGAAAGACAAGATTTTGTAATAGTATACCAATATATAAAAACCAGGAGTATAAATAATACATATTCTGACAGCTTACATCTATTGAGCCGGCGTATATGCATAAGTTACAATGCGTCGATGAATTATCTGAAGTTAATGCATTGTATTAACATTTTTGAGGAATTAGGGCTGTTAAAGTATACTTTATGCGGCCATCAAATTACTATACTGCAATGTAATTACAAAGGCGAAAAAGTTAATATTGAAAGCTCATCGAAACTTATAGAGCTTAGGAAAATGAGAGACAAGTTTAGAGAATACAAAATATTCTTTAACAATAATTTAAAATATATTTAA
- the dtd gene encoding D-aminoacyl-tRNA deacylase: MRAVVQRVASSKVTVEGNVTGEINKGLMVLLGVGPNDTSKDLDYMVEKILNLRIFEDSEGKMNLSLLDVEGELLVVSQFTLYGDCRKGRRPSFAGAAPPELANKLYEQFISKCREAGVKKVQTGVFGAHMLVNICNDGPVTLLIDSEKQF; this comes from the coding sequence TTGCGGGCGGTTGTACAAAGGGTAGCAAGTTCAAAGGTAACTGTTGAAGGAAATGTTACTGGTGAAATTAACAAAGGCTTAATGGTGTTGTTGGGAGTAGGACCTAACGACACTTCCAAAGACCTTGATTATATGGTGGAAAAAATCTTAAATTTGAGAATTTTTGAAGATAGTGAGGGTAAAATGAATTTATCACTTCTTGACGTAGAAGGAGAATTACTTGTAGTGTCTCAATTTACCCTTTATGGGGATTGCCGGAAAGGACGCAGGCCCAGTTTTGCCGGTGCTGCCCCTCCTGAACTGGCAAATAAGCTTTATGAGCAATTTATATCAAAGTGCAGGGAAGCCGGGGTTAAAAAAGTACAGACAGGAGTATTTGGGGCACACATGCTTGTCAATATCTGTAATGACGGTCCGGTAACACTGTTAATCGACAGCGAGAAACAATTTTGA
- a CDS encoding RelA/SpoT family protein → MDEAYRKLIEKVNKYNPQCDWDMLSRAYKFSKEAHEGQHRVSGEPYIMHPLEVAHILADLELDCESLVAGILHDVIEDTSYSYEEIKNMFGEQVALLVDGVTKLGKIPYTTKEEQQVENLRKMFLAMAKDIRVILIKLADRLHNMRTLKSMPEDKQREKAKETLEVYAPLAHRLGITKIKWELEDLSLRYLDPIAYYEIVESIAQKRQERDAHIKAIIDTISARLKEIGIQGHIDGRPKHFYSIYRKMFAQGKSIEEIYDLFAVRVIVNSVKDCYGVLGMVHELYKPIPGRFKDYIAMPKPNMYQSLHSTVIGPAGKPFEIQIRTWDMHRIAEYGIAAHWKYKEGKTGTSDLDSKLAWVRQLLEIQRDLTDAEEFMQTLKIDLFADEVFVFTPKGDVINLPAGSTPIDFAYAIHSAVGNRMMGAKVNGKIVPIEYVLKNGDIVEILTAATVHGPSRDWLKIAKTSQARNKINQWFKKDKREENIARGKELIEKELKKIGLTHNQLFKNEWVEIVLKKYSFNSLDDLYANIGYGGISASKVVTRLRDEYKKTIKPETPEVVPEETDVPSNINKRRKQNNNGIIVKGIENCLVRLSRCCNPVPGDEIIGYITRGRGVSIHTKDCSNVSYSDDERNRLIEVAWETSQSAAYLSDIQVLANDRSGLLVEVTNSVADSKIPLKAMNARTSKEKIAVINLTLEITDTEQLDKIIKKLRKIDGVFEVNRSRQ, encoded by the coding sequence ATGGATGAAGCATATAGAAAGCTGATTGAAAAGGTTAATAAATATAATCCTCAATGTGATTGGGATATGCTGAGCAGGGCATACAAGTTTTCCAAAGAAGCTCATGAAGGTCAGCATAGAGTTTCAGGAGAGCCGTATATTATGCACCCGTTGGAAGTTGCACATATACTGGCTGATTTGGAATTAGATTGTGAGTCATTGGTAGCGGGTATACTTCATGATGTTATTGAGGACACCTCATATAGCTATGAAGAAATCAAAAATATGTTCGGTGAACAGGTAGCTTTACTTGTAGATGGTGTTACGAAGTTAGGGAAAATACCATATACCACGAAAGAGGAACAACAAGTAGAAAATTTAAGAAAAATGTTCCTTGCAATGGCTAAAGATATAAGGGTAATTCTCATTAAGCTGGCTGATAGGCTTCATAATATGAGGACATTAAAAAGTATGCCGGAAGATAAACAAAGAGAGAAGGCTAAAGAAACACTTGAGGTCTATGCACCTCTGGCGCACAGGCTTGGAATCACCAAAATCAAGTGGGAACTTGAAGATCTATCTTTGCGTTACCTGGATCCTATTGCCTATTATGAAATAGTAGAAAGCATTGCACAAAAAAGGCAGGAAAGAGATGCCCATATAAAGGCAATAATAGATACTATCAGTGCGCGTTTAAAGGAAATAGGAATACAAGGGCATATAGATGGAAGACCTAAACACTTTTACAGTATCTATCGAAAAATGTTTGCGCAAGGTAAAAGCATAGAAGAGATATATGACTTGTTTGCTGTAAGGGTAATCGTAAATAGCGTGAAGGACTGTTATGGCGTACTGGGAATGGTCCATGAATTATATAAACCCATACCGGGACGCTTTAAAGATTATATAGCCATGCCGAAGCCTAATATGTACCAATCCCTTCATTCAACGGTGATTGGTCCGGCAGGAAAGCCTTTTGAAATTCAAATACGTACGTGGGATATGCACAGGATTGCCGAATATGGTATAGCTGCGCATTGGAAATACAAGGAAGGGAAAACGGGAACTTCTGACCTCGATTCAAAATTGGCATGGGTACGACAGCTTCTTGAGATACAAAGAGATTTAACCGATGCAGAAGAATTCATGCAGACATTAAAGATTGATTTGTTTGCTGATGAAGTATTTGTGTTTACGCCTAAAGGGGATGTCATTAATTTGCCGGCGGGGTCCACGCCTATTGATTTTGCCTATGCAATCCATAGCGCTGTAGGAAACCGGATGATGGGCGCAAAGGTGAATGGAAAAATTGTGCCTATTGAATATGTCCTCAAAAACGGTGACATCGTAGAAATACTGACTGCGGCTACCGTACATGGTCCCAGCAGGGATTGGTTAAAAATCGCAAAGACTTCCCAGGCACGAAATAAGATTAACCAATGGTTTAAAAAGGATAAACGGGAAGAAAATATCGCACGGGGAAAAGAATTAATTGAAAAAGAATTAAAAAAGATTGGGTTAACGCACAATCAGTTATTTAAAAATGAATGGGTAGAAATAGTTTTAAAAAAATATAGTTTTAACAGCCTGGATGATTTATATGCAAATATAGGATACGGTGGTATTTCAGCTTCAAAGGTTGTAACAAGACTCCGGGATGAATATAAAAAGACTATAAAGCCTGAAACGCCTGAAGTGGTGCCGGAAGAGACAGATGTACCTTCTAATATTAATAAAAGAAGGAAACAAAACAATAACGGCATTATTGTAAAAGGAATAGAAAATTGTCTTGTAAGGCTGTCCAGGTGTTGCAACCCGGTCCCGGGAGATGAAATCATAGGTTATATTACCCGGGGAAGAGGGGTATCCATTCACACAAAAGACTGTTCAAATGTAAGTTACAGCGATGATGAGAGGAATCGCCTCATCGAAGTTGCATGGGAAACCTCTCAAAGTGCTGCATATTTGTCTGATATTCAGGTGCTGGCTAATGACCGCAGCGGATTACTGGTTGAAGTTACAAATAGTGTAGCCGATTCTAAAATACCTCTAAAGGCTATGAATGCAAGAACATCAAAAGAAAAAATTGCTGTTATTAATCTTACTCTCGAAATAACAGATACAGAACAATTAGATAAGATCATTAAAAAACTTCGCAAGATAGATGGTGTGTTTGAGGTTAACAGAAGCAGACAATAA
- a CDS encoding MBL fold metallo-hydrolase: protein MILKVLPVGQLKANCYIFGDENTNEVAVIDPGDEGQRIYDVIVQNGYKVIYIIATHGHVDHISAIKYLKEKSGAQVVIHQEDSEALLDSQKNLSALLGYHSIQVPADIKVMDGKVLNVGKYRLQIIHTPGHTPGGICILVDKILFSGDTLFEHSIGRTDLPGGNHQQLIKSIQDKLFVLPDDVQVYPGHGDKTTMGSEKKFNPFF, encoded by the coding sequence ATGATACTAAAAGTTTTACCTGTTGGACAATTGAAAGCAAATTGCTATATTTTCGGAGATGAAAATACGAATGAGGTAGCAGTAATTGACCCGGGGGATGAAGGCCAAAGAATATATGATGTCATTGTTCAAAATGGTTATAAAGTAATATATATTATCGCAACTCACGGCCATGTAGACCATATATCTGCAATTAAGTATTTAAAAGAAAAAAGTGGTGCACAGGTTGTAATCCATCAAGAGGACAGTGAAGCTTTACTAGATAGCCAAAAAAATCTCTCCGCGCTTTTGGGTTATCATTCTATCCAGGTTCCTGCAGATATAAAAGTTATGGATGGTAAAGTTTTAAATGTAGGGAAATATCGTTTGCAAATCATCCATACTCCCGGACATACACCCGGGGGAATTTGCATTCTGGTTGACAAGATATTATTTTCCGGTGATACGTTATTTGAACATTCCATTGGCAGAACTGACTTGCCGGGTGGAAATCATCAGCAGCTTATAAAGTCCATTCAGGACAAGCTTTTTGTATTGCCCGATGATGTCCAGGTGTATCCGGGACACGGAGATAAGACAACCATGGGAAGTGAAAAAAAGTTCAATCCATTTTTTTAA